CGACGGTAAATATCTCAAATTTATCGAGCAGGTCTTTCGTCTGGCTGGAAAGATCGGGAATGGTGTCGATTGAGAAGGCGACAAGCGATAAAACGATCAGTGTTTGTATCGACAAAGAAAAGGCTTTTCCGGAAAGGTCAATGCCGCCAAATAAACGTGTGGGGCTTTCTTCAGCTATCATGGGATCTCCGGTGAATGGCGCATATTTCCCCAATCATACAATTATGTTCAAATCCGCACAGTCTTTTTGATCGAGTAAACACCATGCAGCTAACCCCCTTTCACCTCGCCATCCAGGTGCGCAGCATCCACGAGGCCCGCGATTTTTACGGCCAGAAGATGGGCCTGCCCGAAGGCCGCAGTGCCGAGCACTGGATCGACTTTAACCTCTTCGGTCACCAGCTGGTGACCCATCTGAACCCCGCTATCGGTAAATCCGGCCAGGTGTCCGCCATCGCCAACCCGGTGGATGGCCACGGCGTGCCGGTACCGCATTTCGGCGTAGTGATGCAATTCGAGCAATGGCAGGACTTCGCCGAGCGGGCGCGAGGTTTTGTCAGTGAATTCCTGATCGAGCCGCATATCCGCTTTGCCGGACAGCCCGGCGAGCAGGGCACCATGTTTTTTCTGGATCCCAGCGGCAATGCCCTGGAGTTCAAGGGTTTCCGCAATATCGAGGCGGAGCTGTTTGCCCGCTAGCCCTGCGCACCGGGATTCGACAGTAAACTCCGGGGTACAGGAAATACGGTGTTGATTTCCCCCTACCCGTGAAAAGCCGGTAGTATTGACTGGAAGTTTCAAAAATCAACCATACCAACCAGCAGTACGCGGATATACCAACCTCAAAGACAGGAATCACCGATGAATAAGACTATTCTCGCGGCCGTGACCACTGCACTCGTTGCATCCACGGCACTGGCCGAGCAGCCCGATAGCACCAAGAAAGAAAAGGCCGCGCATGATCAGATGCAGGCCCGCCACGAAGCCATGCAATCGATGCAAGAAATGGAAGCCAAGTCCGAAGACGGCGAGGCAATGGCGGAGAAACATCGCCAGATGGCCGCCGAGAAGCATAGCGCGGCAGAGGCAAAACACGACAAGGCCATGATGGCGAAATCCGAAGCTGAGCACGAGGCAATGATGGCCGAGGAGAAGCATCAGAAAGCAGAAAAGATGCACAAAGATATGGAGAAACAGCGCGAGAAAAAGGCCAAGCAGGCCCGCAAGGAGCTGGACAAGGGTTCTGAAAAAGGCCAGGCCAAGCGCGAGGAACACAGCAAGAAGTGGTGGCAGTTCTGGAAGAGCTGATCACCCGTTAA
This region of Microbulbifer sp. SAOS-129_SWC genomic DNA includes:
- a CDS encoding VOC family protein; its protein translation is MQLTPFHLAIQVRSIHEARDFYGQKMGLPEGRSAEHWIDFNLFGHQLVTHLNPAIGKSGQVSAIANPVDGHGVPVPHFGVVMQFEQWQDFAERARGFVSEFLIEPHIRFAGQPGEQGTMFFLDPSGNALEFKGFRNIEAELFAR